From uncultured Methanobrevibacter sp., a single genomic window includes:
- a CDS encoding TIGR01177 family methyltransferase, which translates to MELLCIQSQEHPQLPQAELRAVMECENIEADVDVICEGLVILKNIPSDKINEYYAILTKRLGYTHEVHEIITKSSADTLDEDISAIDWPFYISETFAVRVKRFHSEIDTVATERKIGSLILENHDDIKVKLRDPHSLVRIVAFENDVYVAIEKIKLNKKHFQESKPHKRPFFYPGSMSPKLARCMVNLSRVKEGQLLLDPFCGTGGILIEAGLIGCKVVGSDIYWKMKNGTAINLDYYGITDYRTFNLDVRELKMYEKVAAVVTDPPYGISTSTGDIEGNDIFKEFFKSIYDNMKDDAYLCMASPHYVDLKPIADEVGFEIIEQYGIKMHRSLTRIISVIQKKLD; encoded by the coding sequence ATGGAATTATTGTGTATACAATCTCAGGAACATCCTCAGTTGCCTCAGGCAGAACTTAGGGCAGTTATGGAATGTGAAAATATAGAAGCTGATGTGGATGTCATCTGTGAAGGATTAGTAATTTTGAAAAATATTCCTTCTGATAAAATTAATGAATACTATGCAATTCTAACAAAAAGATTGGGATATACTCATGAAGTTCATGAAATAATTACAAAATCATCTGCAGATACATTGGATGAAGATATTTCAGCTATTGACTGGCCGTTTTATATTAGTGAAACTTTTGCCGTTCGTGTTAAAAGATTTCACTCAGAAATTGACACTGTTGCAACCGAAAGAAAAATCGGTTCATTAATTTTGGAAAATCATGACGATATAAAAGTCAAGTTAAGAGATCCTCATTCATTGGTCCGTATAGTCGCTTTTGAAAATGATGTGTATGTGGCAATTGAAAAAATCAAATTGAATAAAAAACATTTTCAGGAAAGCAAACCCCATAAAAGACCATTTTTTTATCCAGGATCAATGAGTCCGAAACTTGCAAGATGTATGGTTAATCTCTCAAGAGTCAAGGAGGGGCAATTATTGCTTGATCCGTTTTGCGGAACCGGTGGGATTCTTATTGAAGCAGGTCTTATAGGATGTAAGGTAGTCGGTTCAGATATCTATTGGAAAATGAAAAACGGAACTGCTATTAATTTGGATTATTATGGCATTACTGATTACAGAACATTCAATCTTGATGTTCGTGAACTTAAGATGTATGAAAAGGTAGCGGCTGTTGTTACTGATCCTCCTTATGGAATTTCAACATCCACCGGAGACATTGAAGGAAACGATATTTTCAAAGAATTCTTCAAATCTATTTATGATAATATGAAAGATGATGCATACCTGTGCATGGCCAGTCCTCATTATGTAGATTTAAAACCGATTGCAGATGAAGTTGGCTTTGAAATTATTGAACAATATGGAATTAAAATGCATAGAAGT